gtgctacatgtatatctctatGACTAGCAACCTTGACCTTGTCAatagtttttgaatatttttgtggacgaaaaatattttaacgAACAATGGTCATTAATCTTTTTCCTGTTTCAATGATTAGTGGATACCCAGCCAAACTTTGAGACATTTAACAATTCTTTGTGTTGAGTCGTATTATGTAAACAGGTTTCTTAAAGTAGGACAAAAGATTCCCGTCATTAGACTTAACCTTGACTTCCTTCATTAGACCATGACTTTGACCTCCCTTATTAGATTATTACTTTGATTATCGCTGTTTAAAGATCAAGTTACTGTTTTCTCTGTTTCAAGTAAGTTAGAAAATCACTTGATTACTGTTTTACGCCGCAATGGAGAATGTTTCAGTTGATAAAGAGACGTCTCCAGTTGTAAATGAACTACATAATTGTACATTTTGACCTATGGAGCTCGGTGCCGTGACAGCGAGGATTCGTTATCTAACGCCTACTTTGACACGTCCCCGTTTTTAAGTCATGTCCGAATgacccgtgactttcacttttaaCACCAGACGCTTTAAGAAGGAAAAGTCACTGTCTATGGGAAACTTCGGTTCACACCCGAGTACGAACTCGGGCTACCCAAGCTCCAGTCGAACGGAGAGAGTATCAACTCTTATATgacgtattttgatatttgcatgAGGGTATAGCGTGGTAGCACTACATGGTAGGTCTAGCAAGGGTACCGCGCATTTTTCAAACGATGGATGTGATCGGTAAAATTAGTATTCTACACGGGAGTAAGAAAGAACACTGGAATATTTATCTTACTACAATTTAACTCGGGTGTGTACCGAAGTCGTCCCATTGATATACAATTTGGTGATCGGGTGTTAACCgatatctacatatatattttatatttacatcctTCAGGcttgtaattttatttattgcaTTTCCCTGTATGTGGGAGTCAGCAAGATACAACAGCGGACGTTGTGATATCAGTGTGATTTTTGTGACACAAATGAGGAAACCACTCATGTGggaatataaatacatttaaagGAAAACTGCCCAGAGCAAGTGTCattttactaaaaaaaaaaaagattctaGGGCCTATATGTACAAGGAAACGATGTGCATTATATACGTATAGCCCGGAAGTAATATTGAACTgtacaaagagagataatttGTCCTTCACAAGGAAGACGCGTTCTTTGTACAAGAGATAATTCTGGGTAGTATAAATGGTTTTTAATTAGAATTGATAAAGTGGATTTTATCATACAAAAGTAGAAACCATATCAATATGATAGTCATATAGTTTCTACTTTTTTTGCCACAGTCTTGATTGATAACATTGATTTTAAGTAAAGAAAACTTGTTAAAGGAACTCATTCAACACGCGTTTTGAAATCTCTGATCTATACTGAAAACCACCGTTCCGCATAAATGAGAGAAATTGAGAGAAATTGTTTATCGACAATTACGCGCATTTTGTCGACGTGTTGAGATATGTATTAACCTTATCCACTACCGGTCAATATAATCAATGGTCAGAGGCTACCTGTCACTATAATCAATGGACAGAGAGTACCGGTCACTATAATCAATGGACAGAGAGTACCGGTCACTATAATCAGTGAACAGAGAGTACCGGTCACTACAATCAGTGGACAGAGAGTACCGGTCACTATAATCAGTGGACAGCGAGTACCGGTCAATATAATCAATGGACAGAGAGTACCGGTCAATATAATCAATGAACAGAGAGTACCAGTCACTATAATCAATGGACAGTGAAGGTAAGTCCTGGTCATAAAGTTGCATGTACaggaaatgtaaaaaaaaaaatgtaaaatagaatACACGTAGATCTAAATAGCGTGAGAAACTAAATTCTTACGAAAATGCCCCGTAATTCAGGTGGGCGGTGCCATCAACATTCAgaatttcaatttgattttcGAACAAAAACTCGCATAATTTTTGGAAGCACGTGATACATTTTACGCCGCAGACAGAGCTGAATCTCCAGGATACTAATGCATGTAATATAGTTATTAGTCACTGATTATTGTGAGTGTGTGTTTGCATCCACTGTGAGTGGGTTTGCAGTTGCTTCATCGTTAAAATATGGCTCCACGCATATATCTATACCGACCCCACCCTGAGGAGTATTTACAGGTAGTATACCAGCTCCGCCAATGCACACACATATACCGACCCCGCCCACATATGCAGATCTGATTACCGAAATGCAcgagatatattatatatatatatatatatatatatatatatatatatatataatatgatataatataaacGTACATAGATATCGATATTGACCCAACACGCAGAAAATGACCCTTCCATTTATAACTTGTGTCTGCTTTGACTAACCGTACATTTTTGAGCTTGATTAcacattacaaaaaaaaaatatatacatctaCTAGTAAAGGATTAAACTGCAAAACATATTACATAGCACGTAGAACTGCAAGAAGTTAAGAATGCAATTCATTTacaagtaattttaaaatcatgttgaATCTTTTGAAATTCTTATCGTCAGATATCATTGAAATTCTTATTGTCAGATATCATTGAAATTCTTATTGTCAGATATCATTGAAATTCTTATCGTCAGATATCATTGAAATTCTTATTGTCAGATATCATTGAAATTCTTATCGTCATATATCATTGAAATTCTTATCGTCAGATATCATCGTTGCTGCATCTGTCATCAGTGGTGTTGTCATCGTCATCGTCATAACCGTCCTCATTATTCTGCTGCACGTCAGAAAGAAACAGgtaattaaacaagaggcccacaggccttatcgctcacctgagtactagtaaAAAAGTagcactactcccacaggccttatcggtcacctgagtactagtcaaaaagtatcactactcccaagggttATGAAATCTAGAACAAAAAttttgttctgaatatctaagctaaattctaatgttcagcaacagtaaaaaacaagatgttttcttaaaacttcactgccttcaaaagtgcatacgctgatgaaaggttttacataatataataggtgtattaacattataaaacatcaaaagatatgactactTTAGGCCCATCCTATAGTCAAAACcttgggttgtgaaattcaccattttttacacccttttctgctattcttttaaaagtatacatttagattttatacagtatcagcaaacttgcacttaaatactataaactaagtttggccccaccctgggatcagaacccctatcccggggatcatcaaatttacaattttggtaaaggactacctgctttTTCTAATtctccatttagtttcaatagtcatatgtagtatcaatagcaccaaagaagatgttatttaagtggttacacattaacactatataggtcagaacccctaccccgaggatcaggaaatttacaattttgtagaGGCCTTCCGGTTCTACATAACTatgcataggcgtagcttgggttcgaatattaccgaggcagggggtctggggacgcataacactatataccaagtttatCCCCATCCctgggtcagaacccctaccccgcaaatcatgaaatttacaattttggtaaaggctttcctgctctacatcactaaacatttagtttttcttacacgtgtgcggttctcgagaagatttttgaaaattggtcaattttggcccCATGGGtactggagtcctgaaatttacaatttatgttccccttgtctcaaagatgcttcacgccaaatttgaaaagaatcggaatgacagttatcaagaagtttaaaaaaatgttcaattgttaacgcacgacaaccaatattgcaataggtcacccgagtaaactagaggtacatgtatgtttttgtCTCTGTGCATTACACCATTAACTGCATGTACAGACTGTATTTACTCGCCTATAAACAATAAGGAATCTTCATCCATCAGCAAAAATTATCGCCGAGCTCAAAACTTGAtgcagcatatttttatttatagataTAGCTGTTATTTTTAAACATTGTAGATACAATGACTATAATTGCCACTGATCCCTATTAAATACAGTAACTGATAACATATTCATGTATACTTCGCTTACTTTATAAAACAAATAGAAAAGGGACTGGACCCCATTTTACAAAACGTCTCAAAAATTACGACCAAAAGTACTTTTTACAATTCGTATAATGCTGCACCTCTTTAAAGTGTAAATTCGTGATATATCTAAAGACAAACATACGATAAGTACATAATTTTAaccatattttcataaattgtgCAAGGAAATGTTATATGTTATAGACGTCATTGAATACTAGTCGTAGTGGTCGGACGTTTTTTGAATGGACTGCTGAACACTGTTTAGTATATAGGCACTCGACCACGATTTTttccttcttattttacaaCGATATTTATTTCCACCCTTTTATGCTATAAAAAATGTGTACCATCCATAAACATTCAGGGCGAATTCCACGTATCAAGTTCGTTGAATGAAATGATCCACAAACTCTCGTCcattgataaatatttacattaccAATGCTTTTGccttggatatttttttctaattataatcgtagtcatttcctcatgaaatTGAATGCGATGCTGTTGTGAACAAAGTGAATATCAATGGGTCTTGAtaaaaatatagtacatcttattgaaaatacatgagggtaggAACTCAACCTTCACGCTGTCATAATTTTCATGAAACGCTAAACAAtgcatgtattatataaatCCAATGATATTTTTAGCTCTTATTTTCAGTCTAATACTATGTTGAATTGCTTTTATCAAGTTCTAGGAAATCAAGATaaagtaaatattttcaataacaaCATTCCTTTTGATATAGATAAgaagtaaattattttaattttgcagAAGATACACACGCAGGAGTTGTTACCCAGCATTCCCGAGAATGACAAAAACACCTCTACACAGACTTCCGATGAGAAACCACGCCCCTTTAATGATGACAAGGAATCGTGCAAATCAAGTCGCAGTTCTAGCGAGGACTCCACGGCGAGTGCTTCGAATTCTGAGGATGATCAAGTTGAAGTCTTCGTCAATTCCGATACACCCTTCATTCGAGAAAAAGTTGGACTCTTGACATCCCAGAAAAACAACAGCGCAGAAGTAATAAATATAGACCCAAGTATCGAGTCCACCACAATACCCAATCAACACAATAACTCTAATAACGAAATCAAAACTAAAGTTGTCAAGAAAGTGACAATAAAAAGTAACGTTGAAGGCAATCACAGCGGGAATCGACAGAAAGCGGAAGTGACATCATCAACGATAAATAAAAGATATCCTCGACCCTCAACTAGAAAATCC
Above is a genomic segment from Ostrea edulis chromosome 3, xbOstEdul1.1, whole genome shotgun sequence containing:
- the LOC125660871 gene encoding uncharacterized protein LOC125660871, whose product is MDSEDIIVAASVISGVVIVIVITVLIILLHVRKKQKIHTQELLPSIPENDKNTSTQTSDEKPRPFNDDKESCKSSRSSSEDSTASASNSEDDQVEVFVNSDTPFIREKVGLLTSQKNNSAEVINIDPSIESTTIPNQHNNSNNEIKTKVVKKVTIKSNVEGNHSGNRQKAEVTSSTINKRYPRPSTRKSKTRSGELNMDSNDVTVRKKHKDSAVCKPELKKAYSVSKLYNTQSSADSNDTGTRNKYCFELKKCKCEFLKLVVDQPRTRKRRKVSNQRRMLERDIKVLLEDPFLRKHLSGGLMDYRIAIPKLRFPHPSRHRRNRSKRRPKSAQSMSKI